Proteins from one Bacteroides zhangwenhongii genomic window:
- a CDS encoding patatin-like phospholipase family protein codes for MANRNIHDMDKQKVALVLSMGGARGIAHIGVIEELLRHNFEITSIAGSSMGAMVGAMYASGKMEECKEWLYSWDKRKMWELADITLSRDGLVKGDRFIKELKQIIPDMNIEDLPVPYVAMATDIVRDQEVRFDRGSLHEAIRASISIPMLFRPLRKDGMVLIDGGILNPLPLAHVKRIEGDILIAVDVNAPLDSGKKKKISPYNLLTESSRMMMQQITRYQIERCQPDILIQMSGDTYDMLEFHHAASIVKTGVEVTRSVLKESHGD; via the coding sequence ATGGCTAATAGAAATATACATGACATGGATAAGCAAAAAGTAGCATTGGTCCTTTCTATGGGAGGAGCACGTGGAATAGCGCATATAGGAGTAATTGAAGAATTGCTCCGTCACAATTTTGAGATCACCTCTATTGCAGGAAGCTCGATGGGAGCTATGGTGGGGGCGATGTATGCTTCAGGAAAGATGGAAGAATGTAAGGAGTGGCTATATAGCTGGGATAAACGTAAGATGTGGGAATTGGCGGATATTACTTTAAGCCGGGATGGATTGGTGAAAGGTGACCGTTTTATCAAAGAACTGAAACAGATTATTCCGGACATGAATATTGAAGACTTGCCTGTCCCTTATGTAGCTATGGCTACGGATATTGTCCGCGATCAGGAAGTGAGGTTTGACAGGGGAAGTTTACATGAAGCTATCCGTGCATCTATTTCTATCCCCATGCTTTTCCGTCCGTTGAGAAAAGACGGTATGGTTTTGATTGACGGAGGCATTCTGAATCCTCTTCCATTGGCTCATGTAAAACGCATTGAAGGAGATATCCTGATAGCTGTCGATGTGAATGCACCCCTCGATTCCGGAAAGAAAAAGAAAATATCTCCTTATAATCTATTGACAGAATCTTCAAGAATGATGATGCAACAAATCACTCGTTACCAGATAGAGCGTTGTCAGCCGGATATCTTAATCCAGATGTCCGGCGATACCTATGATATGCTGGAGTTTCATCATGCAGCTTCGATAGTGAAGACAGGAGTGGAAGTCACCCGAAGCGTGTTGAAAGAGTCTCATGGCGATTAA
- a CDS encoding SDR family NAD(P)-dependent oxidoreductase, with the protein MADNYIEKQQELYEARKAAWKQAQKYGKKKSTTVHPAESASCTPMTSKSSPSKRRIFVTGGAEGIGKAIVEAFCLSGDQVAFCDINAIVGQETAKATGSIFHKVDVSDKDALESCIQGILSEWNDIDIIVNNIGISQFSSITETSVEDFDKILSINLRPVFITSRLLAIHRKEQSSPNPYGRIINICSTRYLMSEPGSEGYAASKGGIYSLTHALALSLSEWNITVNSIAPGWIQTHDYDQLRPEDHSQHPSRRVGKPEDIARMCLFLCEENNNFINGENITIDGGMTKKMIYLE; encoded by the coding sequence ATGGCAGACAACTATATAGAAAAACAGCAAGAGCTATATGAAGCCAGAAAGGCTGCTTGGAAACAAGCACAGAAATATGGTAAGAAGAAATCTACAACCGTTCATCCGGCTGAATCGGCTTCGTGTACTCCAATGACCTCAAAATCATCCCCCTCCAAAAGAAGAATATTTGTAACAGGAGGAGCGGAAGGTATAGGCAAGGCAATAGTAGAAGCTTTTTGCCTGTCCGGCGATCAAGTCGCTTTTTGTGATATAAATGCAATAGTGGGACAAGAGACTGCAAAAGCAACCGGATCTATATTCCATAAAGTCGATGTCAGCGATAAGGATGCACTTGAAAGTTGTATACAAGGTATTCTTTCCGAATGGAATGATATTGATATTATTGTCAACAACATCGGTATCAGTCAATTTTCTTCTATCACCGAAACGAGTGTAGAGGATTTCGACAAAATTCTTTCTATCAACCTACGCCCTGTATTTATCACCTCCCGCCTGCTTGCCATACATCGTAAAGAACAGTCCTCTCCTAACCCATACGGTCGGATTATCAATATCTGCTCCACACGTTACCTGATGAGTGAACCGGGAAGTGAAGGTTACGCAGCTTCGAAAGGCGGTATCTATTCTTTAACTCATGCACTGGCTTTATCATTATCTGAATGGAATATCACCGTCAACTCTATTGCTCCGGGATGGATACAAACTCATGATTATGACCAACTCCGGCCGGAAGATCATTCACAACATCCTTCGCGACGGGTAGGCAAACCGGAAGATATTGCCCGTATGTGTTTGTTTCTCTGTGAAGAAAACAATAATTTCATCAATGGAGAAAATATCACGATTGACGGAGGAATGACGAAAAAGATGATTTATCTGGAGTAA
- a CDS encoding family 78 glycoside hydrolase catalytic domain: protein MNKRIFIVAFFAFLFLAGSVYAAIGITELRTEQLKNPLGIDVRQPRLGWRIESDEQNVMQTAYHILVASSADLLAQGKGDIWDSGKIESDASQWIAYQGKPLKRNARYYWKVKVYTNRGEADWSTPAFWSMGLLNEADWQGQWIGLDRAAPGDSETQWSRLAARYLRKEFALSKEVKRATVHIAGMGLYELFINGQRIGDQVLAPAPTDYRKTILYNTYDVTPQLQKENAIGVTLGNGRFYTMRQNYKPYKIPTFGYPKLRLNLIVEYTDGSKETIATNTSWKLTTEGAIRSNNEYDGEEYDARKELGNWTQSGYDDKSWIAAQRVSIPSGTLRAPIMPGMKVMDTLKPVSIQKLGDKYILDFGQNMAGWVRFRIKGEAGDSIRLRFAETLQANGELFIRNLRDARSTDTYIVSGREVKDATWAPRFVYHGFRYVEVSNYPDAQLGDFVAEVVEDEMTHTGSFSCSDETLNKIVRNAFWGIRSNYKGMPVDCPQRNERQPWLGDRTMGCWGESMLFDNYAMYTKWTRDIREAQREDGCIPDVAPAYWNYYSDNVTWPAALPMACDMLFTNFGDKRPIEENYPAIKKWVAHIREYYMTKEYIITKDKYGDWCVPPESLELIHSKDPSRKTDGALIATAYYLKVLQLMHRFASLQGLKADAEEWEDLEHRMKDAFNARFLHIKEGTSHVPGHTLYPDSIYYGNNTVTANILPLAFGLVPKNYIHEVAKNAVTSIITTNKGHISTGVIGVQWLLRELSRRGYADVAYLLATNKTYPSWGYMVGKGATTIWELWNGDTANPEMNSGNHVMLLGDLLPWCFNNLAGIRADRWKSGYKHIIFQPAFEIQELSNVDASYMSIYGKIASRWKKTPIHLEWDIELPANTTGEVHLPDGRKEKIGSGKHHFSVDIPTKNTAILSDEFLYEKAAFPECHGATIVEMKNGDLVASFFGGTKERNPDCCIWVCRKPKGAKEWSAPKLAADGVFSLKDPQAVLAGIDSTCTPVKDAKGKLIARRKACWNPVLFQVPGGDLILFYKIGLKVSDWTGWLVRSRDGGKTWSKREPLPKGFLGPIKNKPEYINGRIICPSSTEGSKGWCVHFEISDDKGKNWKMVGPLEAELSVPTQNRKKGGINTDDQEGGEAIKGEGAKPIYAIQPSILKHKDGKLQILCRTRNAQIATAWSSDNGDTWSKVTLLDVPNNNSGTDAVTMKNGRHVLIYNNFSTLPGTPKGPRTPLCVAISEDGINWKPVLTLEDSPISQYSYPSIIEGKDGKLHAIYTWRRQRIKYAEIDPLKF from the coding sequence ATGAACAAGAGAATATTTATAGTAGCATTCTTTGCGTTTCTGTTTTTAGCAGGTTCAGTCTATGCAGCCATAGGCATAACCGAACTGCGAACGGAGCAATTAAAGAATCCGCTAGGTATCGACGTGCGCCAGCCCCGATTGGGTTGGCGCATCGAATCGGATGAACAGAATGTGATGCAAACAGCGTATCACATTCTTGTTGCTTCTTCCGCCGACTTGCTGGCGCAAGGAAAAGGAGATATTTGGGATTCAGGAAAAATAGAGTCCGACGCCTCCCAATGGATTGCTTATCAAGGTAAACCGCTAAAGCGTAATGCCCGCTATTATTGGAAAGTGAAGGTCTATACCAATAGAGGGGAAGCGGACTGGAGTACTCCGGCCTTTTGGAGTATGGGATTGCTGAATGAAGCGGACTGGCAAGGCCAGTGGATTGGATTAGACCGTGCCGCTCCCGGTGACAGCGAAACCCAATGGAGCCGCTTAGCAGCCCGTTATCTCCGCAAAGAATTTGCTTTAAGCAAAGAGGTGAAACGTGCAACGGTACACATTGCCGGAATGGGACTTTATGAATTATTTATCAACGGACAGCGTATCGGCGATCAAGTGTTGGCCCCCGCTCCTACCGACTATCGGAAAACAATTCTGTACAACACTTACGATGTGACGCCGCAACTTCAAAAAGAGAATGCTATTGGTGTGACATTGGGCAACGGACGTTTCTATACGATGCGCCAGAATTACAAACCGTACAAGATACCGACATTCGGCTATCCCAAACTCCGCCTGAATTTGATTGTGGAATATACGGATGGCAGTAAAGAAACGATTGCTACAAACACTTCATGGAAACTGACAACCGAAGGTGCTATCCGTAGCAATAACGAATATGACGGTGAAGAATATGATGCCCGCAAGGAATTGGGCAACTGGACACAAAGCGGTTATGACGACAAAAGCTGGATAGCGGCACAAAGAGTCAGTATTCCTTCAGGAACATTGCGTGCCCCAATAATGCCGGGTATGAAAGTAATGGATACATTAAAACCTGTTTCCATCCAAAAACTTGGTGATAAGTACATCCTTGATTTTGGTCAGAATATGGCTGGCTGGGTGCGGTTCCGCATTAAAGGAGAAGCCGGTGACAGTATTCGTCTCCGTTTCGCAGAAACCTTGCAGGCCAATGGGGAACTCTTTATCCGGAATCTACGTGACGCCCGTTCCACAGATACGTATATCGTAAGCGGACGCGAAGTGAAGGACGCTACGTGGGCACCTCGTTTCGTGTATCATGGCTTCCGTTATGTGGAGGTCAGCAATTATCCGGATGCGCAACTTGGAGACTTCGTAGCTGAAGTCGTGGAAGACGAGATGACGCATACAGGGTCTTTCAGTTGCTCTGACGAGACATTGAATAAGATTGTCCGTAATGCGTTTTGGGGAATCCGGAGTAATTATAAAGGTATGCCGGTAGACTGTCCGCAACGGAATGAACGTCAGCCTTGGTTGGGCGACCGCACCATGGGATGTTGGGGAGAGAGTATGCTTTTCGATAATTATGCAATGTATACCAAATGGACACGTGATATCCGCGAAGCACAACGTGAAGACGGTTGTATTCCCGATGTCGCTCCGGCCTATTGGAACTATTACTCGGACAATGTGACCTGGCCTGCGGCGTTGCCTATGGCTTGTGATATGCTTTTTACCAATTTCGGAGATAAACGTCCGATAGAGGAGAATTATCCGGCTATCAAAAAATGGGTGGCTCATATCCGTGAATACTATATGACAAAGGAATATATCATAACCAAAGATAAATATGGTGACTGGTGTGTTCCTCCCGAATCATTAGAGCTGATTCACAGTAAGGATCCTTCCCGCAAGACTGACGGTGCGCTGATCGCCACTGCCTATTACTTGAAAGTGTTACAACTGATGCATCGTTTTGCCAGTTTGCAAGGACTGAAAGCCGATGCAGAAGAATGGGAAGACCTGGAACATCGTATGAAAGACGCATTCAATGCCCGCTTCTTGCATATAAAAGAGGGAACGTCCCATGTGCCGGGACATACATTATATCCGGACAGTATCTACTATGGTAATAATACGGTCACTGCCAATATTCTGCCACTTGCTTTCGGGTTAGTGCCAAAGAATTACATCCATGAGGTTGCCAAAAATGCCGTAACTTCCATTATTACCACCAATAAGGGACATATCAGCACCGGAGTCATTGGTGTGCAATGGCTGTTGCGTGAATTAAGCCGTCGTGGTTATGCCGATGTGGCTTACTTGCTGGCTACCAACAAAACGTATCCTTCGTGGGGGTATATGGTTGGAAAAGGTGCTACCACCATTTGGGAATTATGGAACGGTGATACGGCAAATCCAGAAATGAACAGTGGCAACCATGTCATGCTTTTAGGAGATTTATTGCCTTGGTGTTTCAATAATCTGGCAGGTATCCGGGCAGACCGTTGGAAGTCCGGTTATAAACATATTATTTTCCAGCCGGCTTTTGAGATTCAAGAGTTAAGCAATGTAGATGCATCTTATATGAGTATCTATGGAAAAATAGCCAGCCGATGGAAGAAAACGCCCATACATCTGGAATGGGATATTGAGTTGCCTGCCAATACAACAGGCGAAGTACATTTGCCGGATGGTCGAAAAGAGAAGATCGGTTCGGGGAAACATCATTTTAGTGTAGATATACCGACTAAGAACACAGCCATTTTAAGTGATGAATTTCTGTACGAAAAGGCCGCTTTCCCCGAATGTCACGGAGCTACTATTGTAGAGATGAAGAACGGAGATCTTGTCGCCTCTTTCTTTGGAGGAACGAAAGAACGCAATCCCGATTGTTGTATCTGGGTATGCCGTAAGCCGAAAGGCGCCAAAGAGTGGAGTGCTCCCAAACTTGCTGCCGACGGTGTGTTTTCACTCAAAGATCCGCAAGCTGTATTAGCGGGAATCGACTCCACCTGTACACCGGTAAAAGATGCAAAAGGGAAACTCATCGCACGCCGGAAAGCGTGTTGGAATCCGGTACTGTTTCAAGTTCCGGGCGGAGATTTGATTCTCTTCTACAAAATAGGTCTGAAAGTGAGTGACTGGACAGGATGGTTGGTTCGTTCGCGTGACGGAGGAAAGACCTGGAGCAAGCGTGAACCTCTTCCCAAAGGTTTTCTAGGTCCTATCAAGAATAAGCCGGAATATATCAACGGCCGTATCATCTGTCCTTCCAGTACGGAAGGTAGTAAGGGCTGGTGTGTTCATTTCGAGATTTCTGATGATAAAGGAAAAAACTGGAAAATGGTAGGACCTTTGGAAGCAGAACTGTCCGTACCGACTCAGAACCGTAAAAAAGGAGGAATAAATACGGATGATCAGGAAGGCGGGGAAGCCATCAAAGGGGAAGGCGCTAAACCTATTTATGCGATACAACCTAGTATTTTAAAGCATAAGGACGGAAAATTGCAGATACTCTGCCGTACGCGCAATGCACAGATTGCAACAGCCTGGAGCAGTGACAATGGTGATACGTGGAGCAAAGTAACGCTGCTGGATGTTCCGAATAATAATTCCGGCACAGACGCCGTGACAATGAAAAATGGCAGGCATGTGCTTATTTATAACAATTTCTCTACATTGCCCGGAACTCCGAAAGGTCCTCGCACACCGCTTTGTGTAGCTATATCGGAGGATGGAATCAACTGGAAGCCTGTTCTCACATTGGAGGATAGCCCGATCAGTCAATATTCTTATCCTAGCATTATTGAAGGTAAAGATGGAAAGCTGCATGCCATTTACACTTGGCGTCGTCAACGGATAAAATATGCCGAGATAGATCCGCTGAAGTTCTAA
- a CDS encoding glycoside hydrolase family 140 protein, producing MRKFKILPLLLLLLTLAIPVAAQKKTQKTYIPWSNGKLVVSEEGRYLKHENGTPFFWLGETGWLLPERLNRDEAEYYLEQCKRRGYNVIQVQTLNNVPSMNIYGQYSMIDGYNFKNIDRKGVYGYWDHMDYIIRTAAKKGLYIGMVCIWGSPVNRGEMTVEQAKAYGKFLAERYKDEPNIIWFIGGDIRGDVKTAEWEALATSIKAIDKNHLMTFHPRGRTTSATWFNNASWLDFNMFQSGHRRYGQRFGDGDYPIEENTEEDNWRFVECSMAMKPMKPVIDGEPIYEEIPHGLHDENELLWKDYDVRRYAYWSVFAGSFGHTYGHNSIMQFIKPGVGGAYGAKKPWYEALNDPGYNQMKYLKNLMLTFPFFERIPDQSVIAGKNGERYDRAIATRGNDYLMVYNYTGRPMEVDFSKISGAKKNAWWYTTKDGKLEYIGEFNDGVHTFQHDSGYCSGNDHILIVVDSNKNYLDKTWTELPDAQLKYISDK from the coding sequence ATGAGAAAATTCAAGATTCTTCCTCTCTTATTACTGCTGCTGACTTTGGCTATCCCGGTAGCGGCACAAAAGAAAACACAAAAGACGTATATTCCCTGGAGTAACGGTAAACTAGTAGTTTCCGAAGAGGGACGTTATCTGAAACACGAAAACGGTACTCCTTTCTTCTGGTTGGGGGAAACAGGATGGTTGCTTCCAGAGCGTCTGAATCGTGACGAAGCCGAATATTATCTGGAACAGTGCAAACGTCGCGGATACAATGTAATTCAAGTTCAGACCTTGAATAATGTGCCATCCATGAATATCTACGGACAATATTCCATGATAGACGGATATAACTTCAAAAACATCGACCGGAAAGGTGTATATGGTTATTGGGATCACATGGATTATATCATTCGTACGGCTGCAAAAAAAGGACTGTATATCGGTATGGTTTGTATCTGGGGGAGTCCCGTGAATCGTGGAGAAATGACTGTCGAACAGGCGAAAGCATACGGAAAGTTCCTGGCGGAACGTTATAAGGACGAACCGAATATCATTTGGTTTATCGGTGGAGATATTCGCGGTGATGTGAAAACAGCCGAATGGGAGGCATTGGCAACTTCTATCAAAGCAATCGACAAGAATCACCTGATGACCTTCCATCCGCGTGGCAGAACAACCTCAGCAACTTGGTTCAACAACGCTTCCTGGCTGGACTTCAATATGTTTCAAAGCGGACACCGTCGTTACGGACAACGTTTTGGCGATGGCGACTATCCCATCGAAGAGAATACGGAAGAAGACAACTGGCGTTTCGTTGAGTGCAGTATGGCTATGAAACCCATGAAACCGGTTATCGATGGAGAACCTATCTATGAAGAAATTCCTCACGGCCTGCATGACGAAAACGAGTTGTTATGGAAAGATTACGATGTACGCCGCTATGCTTATTGGTCTGTATTCGCCGGTTCCTTCGGGCATACGTATGGACATAATTCCATTATGCAGTTTATCAAACCGGGTGTGGGTGGTGCATACGGAGCCAAGAAGCCTTGGTATGAAGCATTGAATGATCCTGGTTATAATCAAATGAAATATTTGAAAAACCTGATGCTGACTTTCCCGTTCTTCGAACGTATACCGGATCAGTCTGTCATCGCAGGTAAGAACGGAGAACGTTACGACCGTGCCATCGCTACACGCGGTAATGATTATCTGATGGTGTATAATTATACCGGACGTCCGATGGAAGTTGATTTCAGCAAGATTAGCGGGGCAAAGAAGAATGCCTGGTGGTATACGACAAAGGACGGTAAGCTGGAATATATCGGTGAATTTAATGACGGTGTGCATACCTTCCAGCACGACAGCGGTTATTGCAGTGGAAACGATCATATTCTGATTGTGGTGGACAGCAATAAAAACTACCTCGATAAGACATGGACGGAACTTCCCGATGCCCAACTGAAATATATCAGCGATAAATGA
- a CDS encoding glycoside hydrolase family 88/105 protein → MNQNLFKAIIACGIVCFIACTTTQKAETEKWSERMARSEMKRFPEPWMIEKAKKPRWGYTHGLVVKSMLEEWKHTGDSTYYEYAKIYADSLIDTDGRIKTMKYLSFNIDNVNGGKILFDLYVKTGDERYKTAMDTLRKQMVEQPRTSEGGFWHKLKYTHQMWLDGIFMASPYLVQYGATFQEPALFDEAVKQILLIARKTYDPATGLYYHGWDESREQKWANPETGCSPNFWSRSIGWYGAAIVDVLDYLPQETAGRDSVIQILQGLAEAIVKYQDPQSGTWYQVTDQGARKGNYLESSATALFVYTLAKAINKGYIGNEYIEPVRKAFNGMTGNFTRLEEDGSYTITNCCAVAGLGGDSKRYRDGSFEYYISEPIIENDPKSVGAFILAAIEFEKMIEK, encoded by the coding sequence ATGAATCAAAATTTATTTAAGGCGATTATTGCCTGCGGAATTGTCTGCTTTATTGCTTGTACGACCACCCAAAAAGCAGAAACCGAAAAGTGGAGTGAACGCATGGCACGTTCCGAGATGAAACGTTTCCCAGAGCCCTGGATGATTGAAAAAGCTAAAAAACCACGATGGGGATATACGCATGGTCTTGTGGTAAAATCAATGCTTGAAGAGTGGAAACATACGGGTGACAGTACATATTACGAGTATGCCAAGATTTATGCGGATAGTCTGATTGACACTGACGGACGTATAAAGACCATGAAATATCTTTCTTTCAATATCGACAATGTAAATGGCGGTAAGATTTTGTTCGACCTCTACGTAAAGACGGGAGATGAACGTTACAAAACGGCTATGGATACTCTTCGTAAGCAGATGGTCGAACAGCCGCGTACCAGCGAAGGAGGCTTCTGGCACAAATTGAAATATACCCATCAGATGTGGTTGGACGGTATCTTTATGGCTTCTCCCTATTTGGTACAATATGGTGCGACTTTCCAGGAACCGGCTTTGTTTGACGAAGCGGTGAAGCAAATACTTTTGATTGCCCGTAAAACGTATGATCCGGCTACCGGTCTTTACTATCACGGATGGGATGAAAGCCGCGAACAGAAATGGGCAAATCCCGAAACCGGGTGTTCTCCGAATTTCTGGAGCCGCAGTATCGGATGGTATGGTGCTGCGATAGTGGATGTTCTGGATTATCTGCCACAAGAAACAGCAGGACGGGACAGCGTCATACAGATTCTTCAAGGGCTGGCCGAAGCGATTGTAAAATATCAGGACCCTCAATCCGGCACATGGTATCAAGTGACTGATCAAGGTGCACGTAAAGGTAATTACCTGGAGTCTTCGGCAACCGCCTTGTTTGTTTATACGCTCGCCAAAGCCATTAATAAAGGATATATCGGAAATGAATATATTGAACCGGTAAGAAAAGCTTTCAACGGCATGACCGGAAATTTCACCCGTCTGGAGGAAGACGGAAGTTATACCATCACCAATTGTTGTGCCGTAGCCGGACTGGGCGGAGACTCTAAAAGATACCGTGACGGTTCATTTGAGTATTATATCAGCGAACCGATTATCGAGAATGATCCGAAGTCAGTAGGAGCATTTATCCTGGCTGCAATCGAATTTGAAAAAATGATTGAGAAATAA
- a CDS encoding glycoside hydrolase family 95 protein, producing MNKKRLIGYALVMLSVTSIHAQETNTSTQEYKLWYNRPAQVWTEALPLGNGRLGAMVYGTPGTEQIQLNEETIWAGRPNNNANPDALEYIPKVRELVFAGKYLEAQTLATEKVMAKTNSGMPYQSFGDLRIAFPGHTRYSDYYRELSLDSARAIVRYEVDGVQYQRETITSFTDQVVMVRLTASRPGQITFNAQLTSPHQDVMISSEEGNCVTLSGVSSWHEGLKGKVEFQGRLTARNRGGKIACADGILSVEGADEAIIYVSIATNFNNYLDITGNQIERAKDYLSKAMKHPFPEAKKNHTDFYRRYLTRVSLNLGKNRYENITTDKRVENFKDTNDAHLVATYFQFGRYLLICSSQPGGQPANLQGIWNDKLFPSWDSKYTCNINLEMNYWPSEVTNLSELNEPLFRLIKEVSETGKETAKIMYGANGWVLHHNTDIWRVTGAIDKAPSGMWSSGGAWLCRHLWERYLYTGDTVFLRSIYPILKESGRFFDETMVKEPIHNWLVVCPSNSPENVHSGSNGKATTATGCTMDNQLIFDLWTAIISASEILDTDKDFATHLKQRLKEMPPMQIGHWGQLQEWMFDWDDPNDVHRHVSHLYGLFPSNQISPYRTPELFDAARTSLIHRGDPSTGWSMGWKVCLWARLLDGDHAYKLITDQLTLVRNEKKKGGTYPNLFDAHPPFQIDGNFGCTAGIVEMLMQSYDGFIYLLPALPTLWKEGSVKGIIARGGFELDLSWKDGKVNHLIVKSHKGGNCRLRSLNPLKGKGLKAAKGKNPNPLFAVPAITKPLINGKAKLNKIELTETYLYDLPTKAGKEYILIGK from the coding sequence ATGAATAAAAAGAGATTGATCGGATATGCGCTCGTCATGCTGTCTGTAACTTCTATTCATGCACAGGAAACGAATACTTCTACGCAAGAATATAAGTTATGGTATAACCGTCCCGCACAGGTATGGACGGAAGCACTGCCTTTGGGCAATGGCCGTTTGGGAGCTATGGTATATGGAACACCGGGTACAGAACAAATACAACTAAACGAAGAAACTATCTGGGCGGGACGCCCTAACAACAACGCCAACCCGGACGCACTTGAGTATATTCCCAAAGTGCGTGAACTGGTCTTTGCAGGAAAATATCTCGAAGCGCAAACTCTCGCTACCGAGAAGGTGATGGCTAAGACAAACTCGGGAATGCCTTATCAAAGTTTCGGGGACCTGCGAATCGCTTTTCCCGGACATACCCGTTATTCGGACTACTATCGGGAGCTAAGTCTGGATTCCGCCCGCGCCATCGTGCGATATGAGGTAGACGGAGTACAATACCAACGCGAAACGATTACCTCATTTACCGATCAAGTGGTAATGGTCAGACTGACAGCCAGCCGTCCGGGGCAAATAACCTTTAATGCCCAACTGACTTCTCCTCATCAAGATGTAATGATTTCCTCTGAGGAAGGAAATTGCGTCACGCTTTCCGGTGTCTCTTCCTGGCATGAAGGTCTCAAAGGGAAAGTGGAATTTCAAGGACGGTTGACTGCACGGAATAGAGGTGGGAAAATAGCATGTGCGGATGGAATTCTTTCGGTAGAAGGAGCTGATGAAGCTATCATTTACGTGTCAATAGCCACCAATTTCAATAATTATCTGGATATCACAGGAAATCAGATAGAACGGGCTAAAGACTATCTTTCCAAAGCAATGAAACATCCATTTCCGGAAGCCAAGAAAAATCATACCGATTTCTATCGCCGATACTTGACCAGAGTATCTTTGAACTTAGGTAAAAACCGATATGAAAACATCACAACCGATAAACGTGTAGAAAACTTCAAAGATACAAATGATGCTCATTTGGTAGCTACTTACTTCCAGTTCGGGCGTTACCTATTGATTTGTTCTTCACAACCCGGAGGACAACCCGCTAACTTGCAAGGTATCTGGAATGACAAATTATTTCCTTCTTGGGACAGCAAATACACTTGCAACATCAACTTGGAGATGAACTATTGGCCGTCTGAAGTTACCAATCTTAGCGAGCTGAACGAGCCTCTTTTCCGGCTGATAAAAGAGGTCAGCGAGACAGGCAAGGAAACGGCTAAAATCATGTATGGAGCGAATGGCTGGGTACTCCATCACAACACAGATATCTGGCGCGTCACAGGAGCAATTGACAAAGCCCCTTCGGGTATGTGGTCTAGTGGTGGAGCGTGGCTCTGCCGTCATTTATGGGAACGTTACCTATATACCGGAGATACCGTTTTTTTGCGTTCCATCTATCCTATACTGAAAGAGTCCGGCCGTTTCTTCGATGAAACCATGGTAAAGGAACCGATACACAATTGGTTGGTGGTTTGTCCTAGCAATTCACCGGAGAATGTACATTCGGGCAGTAATGGAAAGGCAACGACAGCCACCGGATGTACGATGGATAATCAGTTGATTTTCGATCTTTGGACGGCTATTATCTCAGCTTCCGAAATTCTGGATACCGACAAAGATTTCGCAACTCATCTAAAGCAACGCTTGAAAGAAATGCCTCCTATGCAAATAGGTCATTGGGGACAATTGCAAGAATGGATGTTCGATTGGGATGATCCGAACGATGTACATCGTCATGTCTCCCATCTTTACGGATTGTTCCCCAGCAATCAGATTTCTCCATACCGCACACCGGAATTGTTTGATGCGGCACGCACCTCGCTCATCCATCGCGGGGATCCGTCTACCGGCTGGAGTATGGGATGGAAAGTTTGTCTTTGGGCGCGTCTGCTTGATGGTGACCATGCTTATAAGCTGATAACAGATCAGTTGACTCTTGTACGCAACGAAAAGAAAAAAGGCGGTACTTATCCTAATTTGTTCGATGCGCATCCACCCTTTCAGATTGACGGGAACTTCGGTTGTACGGCAGGAATCGTAGAAATGCTGATGCAGAGTTATGACGGATTCATCTATTTACTTCCCGCCCTCCCTACTTTGTGGAAGGAAGGTTCGGTGAAAGGTATTATCGCACGTGGCGGTTTTGAGCTTGACTTGAGTTGGAAAGACGGAAAAGTAAATCATCTGATAGTAAAATCCCACAAAGGAGGAAACTGTCGTCTCCGCTCACTCAACCCGCTAAAAGGTAAAGGACTGAAAGCTGCCAAAGGCAAGAACCCTAATCCTCTCTTTGCCGTCCCCGCTATTACCAAGCCATTGATTAACGGGAAAGCAAAATTGAATAAAATAGAGCTGACGGAAACCTATTTGTATGACCTGCCCACAAAAGCGGGAAAAGAATATATCCTGATCGGAAAATAA